The Aureitalea marina genome includes a window with the following:
- a CDS encoding SIMPL domain-containing protein — translation MKTLILLWAVLAVSITTQAQTKNFIDQPYMETTATVDSLVVPDKIFLAILITEADTKGKVSTEVLERRMYNTLTGLGIDTKEKLKLSDVGSNFKKYFLKNKQVLKDKSYTLEVGDAVTAGKVIVGLEEAGISDVELRKLEFSNQDKLLRLLERKAILEAKDIANNMVEPLGQSVGKAIHIQNSSSFQLPRRESGAMGYKVTTMDSFMEQEAIDIEFEEIRYMASVQVKFALD, via the coding sequence ATGAAAACCCTTATCCTTTTATGGGCAGTACTAGCAGTTAGCATTACTACACAAGCCCAAACTAAGAATTTTATCGATCAACCCTATATGGAGACCACAGCGACAGTAGATTCCCTGGTGGTTCCAGACAAGATCTTTTTGGCCATCCTGATCACCGAGGCCGATACCAAGGGAAAGGTCTCTACCGAAGTGCTGGAACGCCGCATGTATAACACCCTGACCGGTCTGGGGATAGACACCAAAGAGAAACTTAAACTCTCTGATGTTGGATCCAACTTCAAGAAATACTTTTTAAAGAATAAGCAGGTACTCAAAGACAAATCCTATACCCTGGAAGTAGGTGATGCTGTAACCGCCGGAAAGGTGATCGTTGGTCTGGAAGAGGCCGGTATTTCTGATGTCGAACTCAGAAAACTGGAATTCTCAAATCAAGATAAACTATTGAGATTACTGGAGCGTAAAGCAATTCTCGAAGCAAAGGATATTGCCAATAATATGGTCGAACCCTTGGGGCAATCTGTTGGAAAGGCCATCCACATACAGAATAGTTCGAGTTTTCAATTACCTCGAAGAGAATCTGGTGCCATGGGCTACAAAGTTACTACCATGGACTCCTTTATGGAACAAGAGGCTATTGACATAGAATTTGAGGAGATACGTTATATGGCGAGTGTGCAGGTGAAGTTTGCACTTGATTAA
- a CDS encoding DUF3050 domain-containing protein → MKRVEELQNDLAALTKALQEHKLYEHLNDLDDIKVFMENHVFAVWDFMSLLKYLQQRLTHVEIPWFPPKNPKLSRFINEIVYGEESDINELGEVKSHFQMYLDAMQQLGASTLKIDHFIDLLQSGYTMEYALGHCGVNKGVADFVRFTFSIIHTKKPHIVASAFTFGREDLIPELFIEILRKTDSKQHSLRKFEYYLQRHIELDGDEHGPLSLLMIEELCGDDDQKWIEATAVAKQAIQQRIRLWDAVSLEITLKKKDLCRVYL, encoded by the coding sequence ATGAAAAGAGTTGAAGAACTTCAAAACGATCTGGCAGCACTCACCAAAGCGCTTCAGGAACACAAACTTTACGAGCACCTAAACGACCTGGACGACATCAAGGTCTTTATGGAAAATCATGTTTTTGCGGTATGGGATTTTATGTCCTTGCTTAAATACCTGCAACAGCGACTGACCCATGTGGAGATCCCATGGTTCCCTCCCAAGAACCCAAAACTTTCCCGGTTTATCAACGAAATTGTGTACGGCGAGGAAAGTGATATCAACGAATTGGGAGAAGTTAAAAGCCATTTTCAGATGTATTTAGATGCCATGCAGCAGTTAGGCGCAAGCACCTTGAAGATCGATCATTTTATCGACCTCCTTCAATCTGGCTATACGATGGAGTACGCATTAGGTCATTGTGGAGTGAACAAAGGCGTGGCGGATTTTGTACGCTTCACATTCTCGATCATCCATACAAAAAAACCACATATCGTTGCCTCCGCCTTCACCTTTGGCCGAGAAGATCTGATCCCCGAATTGTTTATTGAAATTCTACGGAAGACCGATTCCAAACAACACAGTCTGCGAAAATTCGAGTACTATTTACAACGGCATATTGAATTGGATGGAGACGAGCATGGTCCGCTCTCACTGCTGATGATCGAAGAACTCTGCGGCGATGACGATCAAAAATGGATCGAGGCTACGGCTGTGGCCAAACAGGCGATACAACAAAGAATTCGATTATGGGATGCCGTTTCGTTGGAAATTACACTGAAGAAGAAAGATCTATGTCGAGTATACCTTTAG